The following nucleotide sequence is from bacterium.
GATTTTGTTTATCCCAGATAAATACAACGGTCGGCGATATTAAAGGTAATTATGAGAAAATTCTTAATAAAATAAAGAAGGCCGAGGAAGAAAAAACAGATATAATTATTTTCCCGGAACTTACAATTTGTGGTTATCCGCCTGAGGATCTTGTATTAAAAAAAGGTTTTATTAATGATAAGTTGAAAACGGTAAGAAGAATTGCTGGAAATACAGGTGATATAATTGCAATAGTAGGATTTATCAATCGCAGAAATGAAAAGATATATAATTCAGCAGCAATTTTATATAAGGGAAAAATCAGAGGATTTTATAATAAGATGAATTTGCCAAATTATGGTGTTTTTGACGAAAAAAAATATTTTGCGCNNNNNNNNNNGAATAAATGCGGGAATATCAATCTGCGAAGATTTATGGACCCCAAATGAATTATATAATTTAAAATGTAAAATAGATTTTTTAATTAATTTAAGTTCATCTCCATATCATAAGGGAAAATGGAAGGAAAGGTACAGAATATTTAAAAGAAGGGCAAAAGAATTTAATTGCGAAATAATTTATGTTAATCTGATTGGCGGACAGGATGAACTTGTATTTGATGGACACAGTCTTATTTTAGATAAAACAGGAAGAATAATTATTCATGGTAACCAATTTTC
It contains:
- a CDS encoding NAD+ synthase, translated to FCLSQINTTVGDIKGNYEKILNKIKKAEEEKTDIIIFPELTICGYPPEDLVLKKGFINDKLKTVRRIAGNTGDIIAIVGFINRRNEKIYNSAAILYKGKIRGFYNKMNLPNYGVFDEKKYFA